The DNA sequence TTGTCAAGGCCATGTCTTCATTTGACATAGATGAGGAGGATACAGAATTTTCTCTTTTTCTGTTGTTCTGTACACTCTTTGTCATAGATGGTGATGACGATATCCGCTATCACGACTTGGAATTTCTCTACGAGGAGGGAGAGGCTGACTGGAGATGGGCAAAGAGAGGCTTGAGCCAAGGTGACCATTTGTTCTTAGTGGAGAAGTTTATCGAGTATACCAATGATGATGGCTTTGTAGACAGGGAGTCCTTCAAGATTACAGACGATGCCAAGAAACTGCTCTTCTCTGAACTCAACCTGTCTTCCATGCGTGGTGTCCGGCCGAAGGGAGGAATGTTGTCATTTGAGGACATCAAACCCAAGCAACTGTTCTACAACAGTAAGGAACGAAAGCAAGTTGATGAGCTGGCAACACTCTTGGAGGAAGAGCACTACCAGAGTATCAGAAATCGTCTGAGGGAAACCAATTTCAGGAGTGGCTTTGCTTGTCTTTTCTATGGCGCGCCTGGTACTGGCAAGACGGAGACTGTTCTTCAGATAGCCAGGAATACAGGGCGTGACCTGATTCAGGTGAACGTGTCAGAGGTTAAGAGCATGTGGGTTGGCGAGAGCGAAAAGAACATCAAGGGTATCTTCGATGACTATAAGCAGAAGGTGAAGCAATCTGTCAAGGCTCCTATCCTGTTATTCAATGAGGCTGATGCTATCATCGGCAAGCGTCAGGTGGGAGCGGAAAGAGCTGTGGAGAAGATGGAGAACAGTATTCAGAACATCATCCTTCAGGAGATAGAGCAGCTGGATGGTATTCTCATCGCCACTACCAACCTCGCAGAGAACATGGACAAGGCTTTTGAGCGTCGTTTCCTCTATAAAGTGAAATTTGAGAAGCCTGATTTGGCTTGCCGTTCACAGATTTGGCAAGCGATGATACCTTCTTTGGAGAATGCTGATGCTTCTTTCCTTGCTGCCCGCTATGATTTCAGTGGTGGTGAGATTGAGAATATTGCCCGTCATTACACCATTCAGACCATTTTGCATGGTAGCCCGGAGAAGATGGTCAAGTCTCTTACCGAGTTTTGCGAGAGCGAGAGGTTGGAAGGTGCCAGGGCCAAGAGAAAGATAGGATTCTAATGTATAATCAAAATTAAATATCCCCTATGGAGAAGTATATATTTTTGGATTTCGATGGAGTGCTCAATACTCCTAAAGGTAAGTTTGATCAGAAAGCGATAGGCACGAATCGTCGTTTCCTTATGATTCAAAATAGTTTGCATCAATATCATTTACCTTGGCAGAAATGAAAATGGCGGTAAATACGTAATTTTGTATTTACCGCCTTAATCATTTGTTGAGAGGAGTTAAGAAGAAGGCCAGATCTTGTATTTCTTAGCAAGGTTTCTCAACCTTTCACTCACCTCTTCCCTTAGCCATTGTGGTTCCAGTACTTCCATGGTGTCCATGTTGGAGAAAATCTCCTGTTCGAAATCAAACTCTGGTTTCAGGTGATACTCAAAGATGGAGTATTCATCGGTACGCTTCATTTCCTTTTGAGACTCATGGAGAGGAAGATTACGTATGTAGTTGCTCTGGAAGGCATCTACCTTGAGCACCACCTTCTGAACTTCGGAATCCTCGTTATTGATGATTCCGAAGCAATCCTTGAAATATTCGGCCGGTTCCAACTTCTTTGGCATCTTGAAAACTTTGTCTGAGATGATGACATTTTCCATACGGTCAAGGGCATAACAACGGATATCGTTCGTACCAGGGCTATAGGCAACCACATACCAGCGTTTCTTGAAAGCCTTCACGAAATAAGGATGGATGTCAAACTCATAATACTTCTCGGAATTGTAACTATAGTAAGAGATGAAAATGACATGGTTGTCACGCATGGCCTTGATGATGTCTTCCAGAAAGTTTCTGCCAGAAGGCATATCCTCCAGAAGGACCCGTTCCTTGAGCTTGCGGCTGTTGCCAACCATGGCATGGAGGGAGAAGGCATTGAGCATCCAACTTCGGGTACTTCCTTCCTCGAAGCAGTCGCCATACTCGATGTTGTAGCGGTATCCGTTGCCACATTCGATGTTTATCTCAAACAGTTCCTCGATGCTATGGATGTTGTTGATGAAGGTTCTTCGGGAGAGTTCCGTTCCCTCACTGAGGTCAGAGTCCAACCATCTGCTTTGGATTTCCTTCAGGGTGATGCCGCCCCTTTTCTTTGCCCGGTGGATGGTTTCCACGAGCCAGACATATTTGTTTAATTGGTTGATTGCCATATTATCTTGTTTAATTTTGTTTCTTATAATTTTGGTACAAAGATAACGGAAAAGTAGGAAAATATGTTGCACAAGTTGAATTATTTTTGATGTGTGAAGTGATTTTACACCCATTTCTTCTATCTTTGCATCAAAAACTTAGAAAGCAATGATGAATTGTAACAGAAACAGACAAATTATTGTATATTTGCCATGGAAAAGCGGACAAAATACGTCCGTTTAATATTAGAAAAGGGGACAAGGTTTCATTGGTCAATAATTCAGGTATTCCAATTTACCTGTTGTTCAAATCTGGTTGCTTTTAAGTTTCAGGTTAACAAGAAGACTCAAAACCACATTTCTGTTTACCTTCAGGAATGTGGTTTTGAGTCTTTTTGTATTTTACTATTTGAGCAGCAGTACAGATATATGAATGTACATTTACTGATACATATATTACCTATTTTTAGGTATTGTGAACTATTTAATTTTGTCGTATCTTTGCACCCAAAAAAATAAGTTAAAAGATTAGTATGAAACATATCCTGTTGCTTATGATGCTTTTTGAGGTGAGTCTGATGGGAAAGGCGCAATCTATGTCTGGCAAAGTTGTGGACAAAGATTCTCATGAAGCGATTATCGGTGCTGTCGTGTATGTGGGTAGTTCTCAGAAAGTGGCAGCTATCACTGATATTAACGGGCGATTTTCCATAGATGCAGCCAATGCAGGTAAATCTCTTAAGATTACTTATATAGGATACAAAAACTATTTAGGTAAGTTAAACCAGGCTCTCTATGAAATGGAACCGGAAATCAAGTCTGTGGGTGAAGTAGTGGTTACAGCTCAGGAGTCCAAGAGTCTGTCTTCTGCTTCTGTTATTGAGAAGCATGCCATGGAGCACCTGCAGCCTTCAAGTTTTACGGACATTCTCGAACTGTTGCCTGGTGGACGTTCCAAAGATCCTGATTTGAGTAGCCCTAATACGATTCGTATTCGGGAAGCCGGAAGTCCTTCAGGATATACTACCACTTCCCTCGGAACGAGTTTTGTAGTAGATGGAGCTCCCATCAGTACCAATGCCAATATGCAATATGTGGCTGGGTCTTGGGATGCAGCAACAACATCCAGAGAAAATATGAATGCCGGAGTGGATATGCGTAGCATCTCTACCGATGATATCGAGAAAGTAGAGGTGGTACGTGGCATTCCATCGGTAGAATATGGAGATTTGACAAGTGGTCTGGTGAAAATAGAACGTAGGAGAGGTGGAAATGACTGGAATGCCCGTTTGAAAGCAGATATGGGAAGCAAACTCTTTTATCTTGCAAAAGGATTGGAATGGACTCCCCAGCAGATGACCCTCAATCTCAGTGTTGATTACCTCGATGCGAAGGCGGATCCAAGAAACCGGCTTGAAAATTACAGGAGACTGACGTTTTCTGCCCGGTTCGGAAAAACTTGGTTGACAGATTTTTACCGTTGGAAGATTTCATCCAATCTCGATTATACCGGTTCTTTTGATAATGATAAAGTTGACCCGGATCTCAATAATCAGGCGGAAGATTCTTATAAATCGCAATATAATAAATATGCATTTAATTCACATGTAAGTCTGTCTCCTAAGAAGCGCATTTGGTTTAAGTCGCTGGATCTGACTTTGTCAGCCTCTTATGAGTATGACCTTATCAAGCGAACCAAACTGGTACAGCTGACCCGCCAGACAGTGGCAGCTACAGCAACTACACAAGGGATTCATGATGGTGTTATCCTTCCCTATAAATATGTGGCTTGTCATGATGTAGAAGGAAAGCCGCTCAATCTTTATGCTAAGGTCAATGGTAAATTCCAGGTTCCTTCTCTTGTGGTTTCCAATACCTTGCTGTTAGGCACCGATTGGAATTACGACAAAAATAAAGGACGGGGGCAGATTTATGATGTAACCCGCCCTCTTTATGCAGGTTCCATGTCATGCCGTCCCCGAAATCTTTCTTCAATACCTTCCAACCAACAGTGGGGAATTTATGCTGAGGAACAGTTGACATTGCCTTTTGCTGGTCATTCTCTTGAACTGGTAGCCGGTATAAGAGGTACGCAGATGTTGAATCTGCCCAATAATTATGAGATGCATGGTAAGTTTTTCTGGGATCCCCGTATCAATCTCGGCTTGACTTTTCCGAAATTCAATATTGGCAAGCTACCATCCTTTATCCGAATAGCAGGTGGAATAGGTGAACATACCAAAATGCCTACTTTGGAACAGCTTTACCCTGATCCTGTATATCTGGACTTAACCCAGCTGAATTATTACCATACGAATCCAGCGTATCGCCGTATCAACCTGATGACGTATGTGATAGATGCAACCAATCAGAATCTGAAGCCAGCACGTAATTTCAAATGGGAGGTGAGTACTGACATCAATATAGGAGGCAATCGATTGTCTGTCACACTCTTTAGGGAGAACATGACTTCAGGCTTCCGTTTGCAGACGGCTTATGCTCCCTATATATATAGGTGGTATGATGCATCGGGAATTGATGCCGATGCACTGTCAGCTCCACCTTCTTTGGAAGGATTACCCTTTGAGGAACGTAAGGAACTGAGGGGCTACAGTTATTACACCAATGGCAGTCAGACTCTCAAACGGGGAGTGGAATACACCTTTGCTACCCGAAGAATAGAAAAACTGTTCACCAGACTCACTATCAACGGAGCATGGTTCCGCACGATTTATCGTAATTCTGTGGTAGAGACTTATCGCCCAAGTGCTGTTATCGGCAGTAAGCAGATACAGTATGTGGGGTATTATGAACATGATGGAGGCAATATGAATGAAATGCTCAATACCAATTTCACGTTAGATACGGATGTCCCCAAGTTGAAGTTGGGCTTCTCAATATCCGCCCAATGCCTGTGGTATACGCTGAAACAGAGTAAAGAGGTGAGTAATTATCCTACCAGCTATATGGATAATGACGGTGTGATGCATGAGTGGAAAGCAGGTGATGAAAATGATGCTTATCTCAGGTATCTGATCAGGGATTATAACGACAGCTATTATCTCAAATACAGAGTACCTTTTGCCATGAATGTCAATTTCAAGGTAACAAAGAAACTCTTTGATGAGAAACTGAATGTAGCTCTGTTCTGCAACAAACTGTTGGATTATACTCCCGAATATGAGAACAATGGAGTAACGATCCGCCGTCATGTAACTCCCTATTTTGGATTAGAAATGAATGTAAAGATATGAAAAGATTGTTGATTATATGTATGATGACCTGTGGTTTTATCATTTCCTCCTGTCATCAGGATGAAGATTCCCTGTTTGCCGAAGCTTCCATCGTGTTGCAGGGAGAAACGGATATCGTTCTCGACAGGGTCCAGGGTACGGTAAGTCTTACCAATCTGAATACCACCCAGGTTTTCACTGTATCATCATTTGAAGGGAATATAGCCAGAGCCAGTATTCTTCGGGGTTCTTATGCTATCCTGGTAGAGGGTACTGCCCAATATCATGACGCTTCAGGTAAAACCTACATCAGGATGTTCAGGGCAAGTACCGATTATGTGGGATTGGAAAAGGAAGGACATAATGAAGCGATGTTGAACATAATTTGGATGTAAATCATGAAGAAGAGATATTTCATATTATTTCTGTGCTGTGTGTCTTGGTTTACTGGAAGGTCTGCAGTAACAGATTCTGCCAGGATAGAGCATCATGCTATGTGGAAAAACTGGCAGAAGGAGACAGCATGGCAAAATCCCGCCATTCATGGGCTTAGCCTCACGCTGCCTTATTCTGAAGTGTATGTCCAGATGGATTACCTGCATCAATCTGCTCCCTTTGTACTGCAGAAGGGAACAGGGCATTTTCTCTCTGAGGCCAAGGCTGAAACCTTCCTTCACTTGAGCAACCACTCTTCTGCTTGGGGGGCAGCATCTTACATGACGGGAAAGCAATATCAGGTCAGCTGGAATTCTTCTTCTGATTATGATTTGCTGAATCCTTATATTCTGGCGGATACTCTAGGAGGTGACACACATTGTGAACGGTATGGTTTTCAGGGCGGATATGCTGTTAGCAAGGGGAAATTCCAACTCGGTATTGAAGCGATTTTCAGAGCAGAACATGAATATCGGAATGTGGACCCGAGAATGCGAGGTATTGTCACAGATCTGACTCTACGCCTTGGTACTGCCTATGATTTCGGTAAATACCAGTGGGCTGCCGGTCTAGAAGGGAATGTATACAAGCAGACCAATGATGTGGATTTCTATCGGGAACTGGGTGTTATACCTGAGTTTCAAATGACAGGATTGGGAACAGAATACAGTCGTTTCTCCGGAGATAAACGCACCTTGTATTATAAAGGTGTAGGATATGGAATAAATCTGGATGTCAATCCGTTGAACGAAACTGGTTTTTATGGTCATGCCAAGCTTTGGAGACGGCAATATAAACGTATGCTTGCCGATTTGAATTCCGTACCCTTAACCCAGTTGTTTTATCATTCTGCAGAAGTCTCCTTGGGATGGAAGCACATGGGAGGGAGCCGTCAGGTAGCCTTAGATGGAAACCTTGTTTTTGTCAGACGTAGTGGTGATGAAAACATCATTGGCAAGTCCTCTGCCCAATATTATCCTATTATCGGTAAACTTACGATGTATAAGAATTATCTTATAGATACCTATCTCAGAGGACTTTACGGATGGGGGAGTGGCTCTGGTACATGGTGCTTGAATGGAAAGATCGGATATTGGAGCAATCGTGAGCGATATGTCTATCCTGAACGCAAAATGGAGGCTGCTAAGATCTATGGGAGATTGGGTGGACAGTGGATGCGCAGTCTCTCCCGAACTGTGGCCCTTACTGTGAACATGGCGGCAGCCTATTATGGTAATGTCAGTTCTGGTATCGTCATGCCTTATGCCAATATGAAGGCTTCGTTCCAGGACATGATCAATCATCAGTACCAGTTTGAAAAAGCAGGCTATGGAATGCTCTCTGCTAAGATACGTAGTGATTATCGGCTATCAGGCTCACAGATCGGCTTGTTTGCCGAATTAGGTGGAGATTGGATAACTTGTTCTGAAAACGGACACCAGCACCATCTGCATTTGGCTCTTGGTATCACATTCTAAAGTATAATATAGTATTAATGTAACTAATAGTAGAAAAATGAAAAAGTTAATTTTAAAGAGTATGATGTTGCTTTCGGTGTTGGCATTGACTTTCACCTCTTGTAGCGACAATGATGACAAAGTAGT is a window from the Segatella copri genome containing:
- a CDS encoding helix-turn-helix transcriptional regulator, whose translation is MAINQLNKYVWLVETIHRAKKRGGITLKEIQSRWLDSDLSEGTELSRRTFINNIHSIEELFEINIECGNGYRYNIEYGDCFEEGSTRSWMLNAFSLHAMVGNSRKLKERVLLEDMPSGRNFLEDIIKAMRDNHVIFISYYSYNSEKYYEFDIHPYFVKAFKKRWYVVAYSPGTNDIRCYALDRMENVIISDKVFKMPKKLEPAEYFKDCFGIINNEDSEVQKVVLKVDAFQSNYIRNLPLHESQKEMKRTDEYSIFEYHLKPEFDFEQEIFSNMDTMEVLEPQWLREEVSERLRNLAKKYKIWPSS
- a CDS encoding TonB-dependent receptor; amino-acid sequence: MKHILLLMMLFEVSLMGKAQSMSGKVVDKDSHEAIIGAVVYVGSSQKVAAITDINGRFSIDAANAGKSLKITYIGYKNYLGKLNQALYEMEPEIKSVGEVVVTAQESKSLSSASVIEKHAMEHLQPSSFTDILELLPGGRSKDPDLSSPNTIRIREAGSPSGYTTTSLGTSFVVDGAPISTNANMQYVAGSWDAATTSRENMNAGVDMRSISTDDIEKVEVVRGIPSVEYGDLTSGLVKIERRRGGNDWNARLKADMGSKLFYLAKGLEWTPQQMTLNLSVDYLDAKADPRNRLENYRRLTFSARFGKTWLTDFYRWKISSNLDYTGSFDNDKVDPDLNNQAEDSYKSQYNKYAFNSHVSLSPKKRIWFKSLDLTLSASYEYDLIKRTKLVQLTRQTVAATATTQGIHDGVILPYKYVACHDVEGKPLNLYAKVNGKFQVPSLVVSNTLLLGTDWNYDKNKGRGQIYDVTRPLYAGSMSCRPRNLSSIPSNQQWGIYAEEQLTLPFAGHSLELVAGIRGTQMLNLPNNYEMHGKFFWDPRINLGLTFPKFNIGKLPSFIRIAGGIGEHTKMPTLEQLYPDPVYLDLTQLNYYHTNPAYRRINLMTYVIDATNQNLKPARNFKWEVSTDINIGGNRLSVTLFRENMTSGFRLQTAYAPYIYRWYDASGIDADALSAPPSLEGLPFEERKELRGYSYYTNGSQTLKRGVEYTFATRRIEKLFTRLTINGAWFRTIYRNSVVETYRPSAVIGSKQIQYVGYYEHDGGNMNEMLNTNFTLDTDVPKLKLGFSISAQCLWYTLKQSKEVSNYPTSYMDNDGVMHEWKAGDENDAYLRYLIRDYNDSYYLKYRVPFAMNVNFKVTKKLFDEKLNVALFCNKLLDYTPEYENNGVTIRRHVTPYFGLEMNVKI
- a CDS encoding DUF6850 family outer membrane beta-barrel protein, with product MKKRYFILFLCCVSWFTGRSAVTDSARIEHHAMWKNWQKETAWQNPAIHGLSLTLPYSEVYVQMDYLHQSAPFVLQKGTGHFLSEAKAETFLHLSNHSSAWGAASYMTGKQYQVSWNSSSDYDLLNPYILADTLGGDTHCERYGFQGGYAVSKGKFQLGIEAIFRAEHEYRNVDPRMRGIVTDLTLRLGTAYDFGKYQWAAGLEGNVYKQTNDVDFYRELGVIPEFQMTGLGTEYSRFSGDKRTLYYKGVGYGINLDVNPLNETGFYGHAKLWRRQYKRMLADLNSVPLTQLFYHSAEVSLGWKHMGGSRQVALDGNLVFVRRSGDENIIGKSSAQYYPIIGKLTMYKNYLIDTYLRGLYGWGSGSGTWCLNGKIGYWSNRERYVYPERKMEAAKIYGRLGGQWMRSLSRTVALTVNMAAAYYGNVSSGIVMPYANMKASFQDMINHQYQFEKAGYGMLSAKIRSDYRLSGSQIGLFAELGGDWITCSENGHQHHLHLALGITF
- a CDS encoding ATP-binding protein, encoding MQTSCKKGMEQMDLLQAFEIIVDKAKGSSLGEKFYQEADPYLGFVSDKLCISKRASAIMALFADRCDDNHIQFSDYTDFLDCRILSLLRYSKETEELVDKEYVCRSKDEGLYYCIPMEVMEAFQQNQRYIPSDVEELTARELFDKFNELFTKCRRRKLDRQILKKKLRALVRKNENLAFVKAMSSFDIDEEDTEFSLFLLFCTLFVIDGDDDIRYHDLEFLYEEGEADWRWAKRGLSQGDHLFLVEKFIEYTNDDGFVDRESFKITDDAKKLLFSELNLSSMRGVRPKGGMLSFEDIKPKQLFYNSKERKQVDELATLLEEEHYQSIRNRLRETNFRSGFACLFYGAPGTGKTETVLQIARNTGRDLIQVNVSEVKSMWVGESEKNIKGIFDDYKQKVKQSVKAPILLFNEADAIIGKRQVGAERAVEKMENSIQNIILQEIEQLDGILIATTNLAENMDKAFERRFLYKVKFEKPDLACRSQIWQAMIPSLENADASFLAARYDFSGGEIENIARHYTIQTILHGSPEKMVKSLTEFCESERLEGARAKRKIGF